ACGAATAGGGCGCCGCGTTGGGTACGCCCTCGGGGCTCATGGTCGTCACCCAGGCGATCGGCCGAGGCACGACGGTGCCGATGAGGATCTTGTAGGCCTCGCGCGCGGAGAGCGCGGCGAAATCGAACTTCAGATGGCTCACGAGGCCAACTCCTTACCGTAGCGGGCGAGCACCGATTCGACGTCGTCCCCCTCGTCCCTCAGTTCGGCGCGGCCAGCGACGGCGCCGAGGTGGTGGTCCATGATCTCCATCGCCCGCTCCGCGTCGTGGTCGGCGAGGGCGGCGATGATCTGCCGGTGCTCGTCGACGGCGCAGTCGGACGAGTGGGTCCGCCCGTACACCGCGAGGATCAGCGAGCAGCGCGTGACGAGCTCCGACACGTAGCGGGCGAGCACCTGGTTGCCGGTCATCTCCGCGAGGAGGATGTGGAATTCCCCCGCGAGGCGGATCGACACCGGCCCGTTCTTGCCGAGGACACGGTCCTCCTGGGTGACGTGGGCGGCGAGCGCGTCGAGCCCGTTGACCGAGATGCGCTGGGCGAGGCGCTTGATCACCTCCTTCTCCAGCACATGGCGGATCTCGAAGATCTGCTGCGCCTCCTCCAGCGACGGCTCGGCGACGAACGCGCCGCGGTTGCGCTTCGTCTCGACGAGCCCCTCCGACTCGAGCTTGCCCAGCGCCTGACGCACGACGGTGCGGCTGACGCCGAACTGCTCGCCGATGGTGTCCTCCGGCAGACGCGTTCCCGGCTTCAACGCCTGCTCGATCACGGCGCGGCGAAGCAGACGATAGACGGTGAGACTCGGGGGTTCTGATCGATGCGCTGCCATGACCTTCATTAGTGCTCCCGCCTTCCCACCGTCAATCGCATACAATATTTCCTGAAGATCGTATACAATCTAAATCTCATATGGTATCCAATCGCCAGTCGCCCGCTGCGGGGCGCCGGCTCGGGCGACGTCCGGGGCCAGGGAAACGAAAGGGATGGTTATGGGATTTCGCCGCTCACTCCTGCTCGCCACGGTCGCCGCGACGGCGCTGGTTTCGGCTGCGGAGGCCAACACGCTGAAATGGGGCGCCAACCGCGATATCGGCTCGCTCGACCCCTACAGCTACGGCGACTCGTTCACGATCAACGTGCTGAACCACGTCTACGAGGGCCTCGTCCGCTACGACAGGGACCTGAAGATCGAGCCGGCGCTCGCGACCTCCTGGGAGATCATGGAAGACGGCGTCACCTGGCGCTTCACGCTGCGCGAGGGCGTCAAGTTCCATAACGGCAACGACTTCACCGCCGAGGACGTGGTCGCCTCGCTGGAGCGCGTCAGCGACGAGACGAGCCCGCTGAAGGGCAACCTGCCGGCCTACGTCTCCTCCAAGGTGGTGGACGACCACACGGTCGACGTCACGCTGAACGGCACCTACCCGCTGCTCCTCAACGACCTCACCAACATCCACATCTTCGACAAGACCTGGCTGGTGGAGAACAACGCCGAGAAGCCGACCGACATCGGCGCCGGCGTCGAGGGCTTCGCGACCTACCACGCCAACGGCACCGGCCCCTTCATCGTCGAGAGCCGCCAGCCGGACGCGAAGACCGTCTTCGTGAAGAACCCCGACTGGTGGGACACGCCGCAGCACAACATCGACCGGATCGAGCTCACGCCGGTGACGTCGGCGGCGACGCGCGTGGCGGCGCTCCTCTCGGGCGAGATCAACTTCACCAACGACGCCCCGGTGCAGGACCTGCCGCGCCTCGAGGCGGCGCCGAACGTCGACGTCCTCGAGGGCGTCGACCTCCGCACGGTGATGATCGGCTTCTCCTTCCGCGACGCGCTGGCCAACGGCGAGGCGAACCCCTTCAAGGACGTGAAGGTGCGCGAGGCGATGTACAAGGCGATCGACCTCGAGGCGCTGCACAAGAAGGTCATGCGCGGCAAGTCCCGCGTCGCGGCGGCGGCGGTCGCCCCGCCGATCCCAGGCTACGACGAGGCGCTCGACGTGCTTCCCGGCTACGATCCGGACGCGGCGAAAGCGATGCTGGCCGAGGCCGGGGTGCCGGAGGGCCTGGAGTTCAACTTCAACTGCCTGCAGGACGGCCTCGTGAACGAGGAGCAGATCTGCCAGGCGGTCGCCTCGATGTGGAGCCGGGTGGGCCTCGCGCCGAAGCTCGACGTGGCGCCGCGCGCGGTGCAGACGCCCAAGCGCACCAACGGCCAGACGGATACCTACACGCTCGGCTGGGCGACGCTGCCGATGCTCGACGCCTACTCGCCGCTCCTGCAGATCTTCCACACGAAGGAGGGCAACTCCGGCGTCTTCAACTGGGGCGGCTGGTCCTTCCCCGAGCTCGACGCGCTGGTCCAGGAGGCCGGCAGCGAGCTCGACACGCAGAAGCGGCTAGGCCTCGAGACGGATGCGCTGAAGGTGGTGAAGGACGAGTTCATCATGCTGCCGCTGCACCAGCAGCCGATGGCCTGGGCGGTCACCACCGACGTGAAGGAGATGCCGCTCTTCCCCGACAACAAGCCGCGCCTCTGGTACGCCAAGATGTAACGCGCCGCCGGCGCGGGGAACGCCCCCCTTCCCCGCGCCACGGCACGGCGGCCCGTTCCCTCCGAGGCACGGCAGCCCGTTTCCCGGCGAAGCCCGAGCACCCTCGGCGCTCCCGTCCGGCACCGCCCTGCGGACCCGGCCCCTGCCGGTTCCGACGTCCCATGTAGCGGCACCCCCAACCGGCAGGAGCGCGGCGATGCTCGCCTTTCTGATCAAACGGACCGCCAACGGCATCCTGGTGATGCTGGCGGTCGCCTTCCTCGCCTTCATGATCTTCCGCTTCTTCGGCGACCCGGTGGAGATGATGGTCAACGAGCAGGCGACGCAGGCCGAGCGGGCCGAGCTTCGCGAGCGGCTCGGCCTCAACGACGGCTTCCTCGTCCAGTACGCGCGCTTCGTGACCAACGCGGCGCAGGGCGAGTTCGGCATCTCCTACCGCAACCAGCAGGACGTGATGGTGCTGATCGGCGAGCGCTTCCCGGCGACGTTCGAGCTCGTCATCGTCGCGACGGTGCTCTCGCTCCTCGTCGGCATCCCCCTCGGCGTCGTCACCGCGATCCACAGGGAGAAGCGGGCCGCGGACGCCCTGCAGATCGGCTCCATCGTCGGCGTCTCGCTGCCGTCGTTCGTGGTCGGCATCCTCCTCATCCTCGTCTTCTCGGTGACGCTGGGGTGGCTGCCGGCGTTCGGACGGGGCGAGACGGTCGACATCGGCTGGTGGTCGACCGGCTTCCTGACGCCGAGCGGGCGGATGGCGCTGGTCCTCCCGGCCCTCTCCCTGTCGCTCTTCCAGATCACCCTCGTCATGCGCCTCGTCCGGGCGGAGATGCTGGAGACGATGCGCACCGACTTCGTGAAGTTCGCCCGCGCCCGGGGCCTGCCGGCGCGCACGATCCACTGGCGGCACGCGCTGCGGAACTGCCTGATGCCGGTGATCACCCTGACGGGCATGCAGATCGGCAACCTCATCGCCTTCGCGCTGGTGACGGAGACGGTGTTCCAGTGGCCGGGGATGGGGCTCCTCTTCATCCAGGCGGTGACCTTCGTCGATATCCCGGTGATGGCGGCCTACCTGATGCTGGTGTCCTTCATCTTCGTCACGCTCAACACGCTGGTGGACGTGACCTACGCGTTCGTCGACCCGCGCCTCAAGGACGACGCCCTCGCCGCAGGAGGTGCCCGTGGCTGACGCTGCCGTTCCCGAGCCGGCGACCTTGCCGGCCGCCCGCCGCCGCCCGATCCGCGACCACGAGCTATGGGTCAGCTTCTGGGCGCACCCGTCGGCGGTGATCGCCGCCGCGATGC
Above is a genomic segment from Acuticoccus sediminis containing:
- a CDS encoding ABC transporter permease → MLAFLIKRTANGILVMLAVAFLAFMIFRFFGDPVEMMVNEQATQAERAELRERLGLNDGFLVQYARFVTNAAQGEFGISYRNQQDVMVLIGERFPATFELVIVATVLSLLVGIPLGVVTAIHREKRAADALQIGSIVGVSLPSFVVGILLILVFSVTLGWLPAFGRGETVDIGWWSTGFLTPSGRMALVLPALSLSLFQITLVMRLVRAEMLETMRTDFVKFARARGLPARTIHWRHALRNCLMPVITLTGMQIGNLIAFALVTETVFQWPGMGLLFIQAVTFVDIPVMAAYLMLVSFIFVTLNTLVDVTYAFVDPRLKDDALAAGGARG
- a CDS encoding ABC transporter substrate-binding protein; the encoded protein is MGFRRSLLLATVAATALVSAAEANTLKWGANRDIGSLDPYSYGDSFTINVLNHVYEGLVRYDRDLKIEPALATSWEIMEDGVTWRFTLREGVKFHNGNDFTAEDVVASLERVSDETSPLKGNLPAYVSSKVVDDHTVDVTLNGTYPLLLNDLTNIHIFDKTWLVENNAEKPTDIGAGVEGFATYHANGTGPFIVESRQPDAKTVFVKNPDWWDTPQHNIDRIELTPVTSAATRVAALLSGEINFTNDAPVQDLPRLEAAPNVDVLEGVDLRTVMIGFSFRDALANGEANPFKDVKVREAMYKAIDLEALHKKVMRGKSRVAAAAVAPPIPGYDEALDVLPGYDPDAAKAMLAEAGVPEGLEFNFNCLQDGLVNEEQICQAVASMWSRVGLAPKLDVAPRAVQTPKRTNGQTDTYTLGWATLPMLDAYSPLLQIFHTKEGNSGVFNWGGWSFPELDALVQEAGSELDTQKRLGLETDALKVVKDEFIMLPLHQQPMAWAVTTDVKEMPLFPDNKPRLWYAKM
- a CDS encoding GntR family transcriptional regulator, with amino-acid sequence MKVMAAHRSEPPSLTVYRLLRRAVIEQALKPGTRLPEDTIGEQFGVSRTVVRQALGKLESEGLVETKRNRGAFVAEPSLEEAQQIFEIRHVLEKEVIKRLAQRISVNGLDALAAHVTQEDRVLGKNGPVSIRLAGEFHILLAEMTGNQVLARYVSELVTRCSLILAVYGRTHSSDCAVDEHRQIIAALADHDAERAMEIMDHHLGAVAGRAELRDEGDDVESVLARYGKELAS